A part of Aegilops tauschii subsp. strangulata cultivar AL8/78 chromosome 2, Aet v6.0, whole genome shotgun sequence genomic DNA contains:
- the LOC109781542 gene encoding probable LRR receptor-like serine/threonine-protein kinase At1g74360, with product MSPSLLLTFLCGLLFIAGEAAQVAAESGGVDDKEVLLELKRFLVANNKVNRGGYEAWQESGQSPCLWRGVGCNRGGRVASLNLTCSTISGPAFGNFSRLSALTSLDLSDNSIIGALPASDLNQCHSLVHLNISHNLITGSLNVSGLTKLRVLDVSANRLEGGVAVNFPAICANLTLLHLSTNNFTGNITNMLEGCTRLEYVDLSSNNFDGELLPDIARFRKFSVAENNLSGTVPWTMFPDGCKLQSLDLSANQLVGSFPDSIAKCTNLTYLSLWGNNFAGMVPAGIGKLASLDALVLGKNRFDRQIPQELTNCMSLQFLDISRNMFGGDVQEIFGNFMSLKYLVLHHNNYTGGIVASGVLRLPLLARLDLSFNEFTSDLPQEVADMKSLKYLTLADNNFSGRIPPEYGRLAELQALDLSNNTLSGGIPASIGNLTSLLWLILAGNQLSGEIPPEIGYCTSLLWLNLADNQLTGNIPPEMAEIGRNPGPTFAKNRNDTSVFIGSNECQVMRRWIPASYRPFNFINSVLTDPRTKKDSVMTGGNCRNIWDRILKGYIIVPMCTSSLSVGSLPGYVQLSRNMLSGEIPPRIGTMQNIGLLFLDGNSFTGQLPRDIGRLPLVELNISRNNISGPIPSEIGEYMCLERMDLSFNNLSDELPTSLFKLTELVLFNVSYNPLISGNISTTGQFGTFDEQSFLGDPLISLDQGEPAGKKQPGEEAPYVTAVERSSIPTAILV from the exons ATGTCTCCCTCCCTGCTCCTCACGTTCCTCTGCGGCCTACTCTTCATCGCAG GTGAGGCGGCGCAGGTAGCCGCAGAGAGTGGCGGCGTTGACGACAAGGAGGTGCTGCTGGAGCTCAAGCGGTTCCTGGTAGCCAACAACAAGGTCAACCGCGGCGGCTACGAGGCATGGCAGGAGTCCGGCCAATCGCCATGCCTATGGAGAGGCGTCGGCTGCAACAGGGGTGGCCGCGTCGCCTCGCTGAACCTGACATGCTCGACCATATCCGGTCCAGCATTCGGGAACTTCTCACGGCTCTCAGCGCTCACGTCGCTCGACCTCTCTGACAACTCCATCATCGGCGCGCTCCCAGCGAGTGACCTCAACCAATGTCACAGCCTTGTGCACCTCAacatctcccacaacctcatcaCCGGGTCGCTGAATGTGTCTGGACTGACCAAGCTTCGGGTGCTCGATGTGTCGGCTAACCGGCTCGAGGGCGGCGTTGCCGTCAATTTCCCGGCGATATGCGCTAACCTTACCTTGCTGCACTTGTCCACCAACAACTTCACAGGTAACATCACCAACATGTTAGAGGGCTGCACCAGGCTCGAGTATGTCGACCTCAGCTCGAACAACTTCGACGGCGAGCTCTTGCCCGACATTGCAAGATTCAGGAAATTCAGCGTCGCTGAGAACAACCTGTCCGGGACCGTTCCATGGACCATGTTTCCTGATGGATGCAAGCTCCAGTCCTTAGACCTCTCTGCGAACCAGCTGGTGGGGAGCTTCCCGGATTCCATTGCGAAATGCACGAATTTGACGTACTTGTCGCTGTGGGGGAATAATTTCGCTGGAATGGTACCTGCCGGAATTGGGAAGCTCGCGTCCCTCGATGCGTTGGTTCTTGGGAAGAACAGGTTCGACCGGCAGATACCGCAGGAGCTAACAAACTGCATGAGCCTTCAGTTCTTGGACATCAGTAGAAATATGTTTGGTGGCGACGTGCAAGAGATTTTTGGCAACTTTATGAGCTTGAAGTATCTTGTGCTTCACCACAACAACTACACCGGCGGCATCGTGGCCTCCGGCGTGCTCCGACTACCACTGCTTGCTAGGCTCGACCTTAGCTTCAATGAGTTCACCAGCGATCTCCCACAAGAGGTGGCCGACATGAAGAGCCTCAAATACCTGACGCTCGCTGATAACAACTTCTCTGGTAGGATACCTCCGGAATACGGCCGGCTAGCAGAGCTCCAGGCACTGGACCTGTCTAATAACACCCTCTCAGGAGGAATCCCTGCAAGCATCGGGAATCTCACGTCACTCCTTTGGTTGATACTAGCGGGGAACCAACTCTCTGGTGAGATACCGCCTGAGATCGGCTACTGCACTAGCTTGCTCTGGCTGAACCTGGCAGACAACCAGTTGACCGGCAATATACCGCCTGAGATGGCAGAGATAGGGAGGAATCCGGGTCCAACCTTCGCCAAGAACCGGAATGATACAAGCGTGTTCATTGGCTCTAATGAGTGTCAAGTTATGAGACGGTGGATCCCGGCGAGCTATCGTCCGTTCAACTTCATCAACTCCGTCTTGACTGATCCCAGAACTAAAAAGGACTCTGTCATGACCGGGGGAAACTGCCGCAACATATGGGACCGCATCCTCAAGGGCTACATTATCGTCCCAATGTGCACCAGCTCGTTGTCGGTCGGGTCGCTCCCCGGGTACGTGCAGCTGTCAAGGAACATGCTTTCTGGTGAGATACCGCCACGGATTGGTACAATGCAGAACATTGGTTTGCTCTTCCTCGATGGTAACAGTTTCACGGGGCAACTGCCGCGGGATATCGGCCGGCTTCCACTCGTAGAGCTGAACATCTCAAGGAACAACATCTCAGGGCCGATCCCGTCCGAGATTGGCGAGTATATGTGTCTGGAGAGGATGGATTTGTCCTTCAACAACCTCTCTGACGAGCTCCCGACGAGCCTGTTCAAGCTCACGGAGTTGGTTTTGTTCAATGTTTCATACAACCCGCTCATCTCTGGTAATATCTCCACCACCGGCCAATTTGGCACATTCGACGAGCAGTCCTTCCTCGGCGACCCGCTCATCTCATTGGATCAGGGTGAACCTGCTGGAAAGAAACAACCAGGAGAGGAAGCTCCCTATGTCACCGCTGTTGAGAGGAGCAGCATACCAACAGCAATCCTAGTGTAG